The proteins below are encoded in one region of Limnohabitans sp. 63ED37-2:
- a CDS encoding MFS transporter has translation MTINKVPTTTKSQSESMPAKSPWPAFWIACSATFLVSLDTTMLFAAFEALRQSFAGTSAAELSWVLNGYTVVYAAMLIPAGGLADAYGRRRIFRLGLTLFLVTSVACGAAPSVDWLIAARAFQAIGAALLTPASMSIVLAAFPTEKRAVAVSLWGAVGGLAAAVGPSLGSWVTASAGWPWVFYINLPVGLWALWRSASQIEEAVKPTERRSVDIVGLLLLMLAVGAIALAIVESGELRWSAQQIAWVGVGGLLAGACFVIWARTRTHALIDLSLFQHRTYRYVNGATLVFGMAFSMMFLGFFFYMTGIWHYTLPQAGLAVTPGPLMVMPTAIITGRLASRLGHRPFLVGGSLLYALSSLWFFLVPGNEPNYLLHWLPGLLMSGIAVGLVLPSLSAAAVNRLPVAHYAVGSAVNQATRQIGSVLGVAFTVALVGDATLQQSDFHAFYLLHAGLALLTGLLCWPVDTKPRGAQS, from the coding sequence ATGACTATCAATAAGGTCCCCACAACAACGAAGAGCCAGTCCGAATCGATGCCTGCCAAATCTCCGTGGCCTGCATTTTGGATTGCTTGCAGCGCCACCTTTTTGGTGTCGTTGGACACCACAATGCTGTTTGCCGCTTTCGAAGCACTGCGCCAGAGCTTTGCGGGCACTTCTGCCGCCGAGCTGTCTTGGGTGCTCAATGGCTACACGGTCGTGTATGCCGCTATGTTGATCCCAGCCGGTGGATTGGCCGATGCCTATGGTCGTCGTCGCATATTCCGACTAGGACTCACACTTTTTCTGGTTACATCGGTGGCTTGTGGCGCGGCGCCTTCTGTCGATTGGCTCATTGCCGCACGCGCTTTTCAAGCCATTGGGGCCGCATTGCTGACGCCCGCTTCCATGTCCATTGTGTTGGCCGCCTTTCCCACCGAAAAGCGAGCCGTGGCTGTGAGTTTGTGGGGCGCTGTGGGTGGGCTGGCTGCAGCGGTAGGGCCGAGTTTGGGCAGTTGGGTGACCGCCAGCGCAGGCTGGCCCTGGGTTTTTTACATCAACCTGCCCGTGGGTCTTTGGGCGCTCTGGCGCAGCGCCTCGCAGATCGAAGAAGCTGTTAAACCGACGGAGCGTCGAAGCGTCGACATTGTGGGCCTGTTGTTGCTCATGCTTGCAGTGGGCGCAATCGCCCTGGCGATTGTTGAAAGCGGAGAGTTGCGCTGGTCGGCTCAACAGATTGCTTGGGTTGGGGTCGGTGGTCTTTTGGCTGGAGCATGCTTTGTGATTTGGGCTCGAACCCGAACCCACGCGCTGATCGATTTGTCACTGTTTCAGCATCGCACCTACCGATATGTGAACGGGGCCACGCTGGTGTTCGGCATGGCCTTTTCGATGATGTTTCTGGGATTCTTTTTCTACATGACCGGGATCTGGCATTACACGCTGCCACAAGCGGGCCTGGCCGTGACACCTGGTCCTTTGATGGTCATGCCCACAGCCATCATCACCGGACGACTGGCCTCACGCTTGGGCCATCGACCGTTCCTGGTGGGCGGTTCGCTGTTGTATGCCCTCAGCAGCCTGTGGTTCTTTCTGGTGCCCGGCAACGAGCCAAACTATCTGCTGCATTGGCTGCCCGGTCTGCTGATGAGCGGGATTGCCGTGGGCTTGGTGCTGCCGTCCTTGTCTGCTGCGGCAGTGAATCGCTTGCCCGTTGCCCACTACGCTGTGGGCAGTGCGGTCAACCAGGCAACACGACAAATTGGCTCCGTGCTCGGCGTGGCGTTCACAGTGGCACTGGTGGGCGATGCCACGCTCCAACAGTCTGACTTCCATGCCTTCTACCTGTTGCATGCAGGGCTGGCATTGCTCACAGGACTCTTGTGCTGGCCGGTTGACACCAAACCACGGGGTGCACAGTCATGA
- the urtE gene encoding urea ABC transporter ATP-binding subunit UrtE has protein sequence MLEVKNIHQYYGGSHILRDVSLSATQGQVTVLLGRNGVGKTTLLKSLMGLVPIKSGSVTLGGQDLSNAKPYERAAAGVGYVPQGREIFARLTVEDNLRMGLATQPGGTPIPPELFELFPVLKLMLHRRGGDLSGGQQQQLAIARALAAKPRLLILDEPTEGIQPSIIKDIGRVIRQLADVGLQGQRMAVLLCEQYYDFAEELADQYLVMERGEVIASGPGNEMRDKNIQQLVAI, from the coding sequence ATGCTTGAAGTCAAAAACATCCATCAGTATTACGGCGGCTCGCACATCCTGCGTGATGTCAGCCTGAGTGCCACACAAGGCCAGGTCACTGTGCTGCTGGGGCGCAACGGCGTGGGCAAAACCACCTTGCTCAAATCACTCATGGGGCTGGTGCCGATCAAAAGCGGCAGCGTGACACTGGGCGGCCAAGACCTGAGCAACGCCAAGCCTTACGAACGCGCCGCCGCGGGCGTGGGTTACGTGCCGCAAGGCCGCGAAATTTTTGCTCGCCTCACGGTGGAAGACAACCTGCGCATGGGCCTGGCCACACAGCCCGGCGGCACACCCATCCCGCCCGAGTTGTTTGAATTGTTCCCGGTGCTCAAACTCATGCTGCACCGCCGCGGTGGTGATTTGTCTGGCGGCCAGCAGCAACAACTGGCCATTGCCCGTGCCTTGGCCGCCAAGCCGCGTTTGCTGATCTTGGACGAACCCACCGAAGGCATTCAGCCCAGCATCATCAAAGACATTGGCCGCGTCATTCGCCAACTGGCCGACGTGGGCTTGCAAGGCCAGCGCATGGCGGTGCTGCTGTGCGAGCAGTACTACGACTTTGCGGAAGAGCTGGCCGATCAGTACTTGGTGATGGAGCGCGGCGAAGTAATTGCCAGCGGGCCGGGCAATGAGATGAGGGACAAGAACATTCAGCAGCTGGTGGCGATTTGA
- a CDS encoding SDR family oxidoreductase → MQIENSTVLITGANRGIGLAFAKAFLVRGAKKVYAGSRDPSKMNLAGVTPIKLEVNSSADVQAAAQLAQDVTIVVNNAGIANFGSFMAEDAEAMLRNHLETNVLGPLRISRAFAPVLAQNGGGALINVASIASWITSPKLANYAVSKSALWSLSNGLRNDLRGQGTQVLTLHMGFVDTDLTKGIDMPKSTPEAIVERTLQALEAGAHEVLADEMTQQVKASLSAEQAVYLAAR, encoded by the coding sequence ATGCAAATTGAAAATTCCACCGTTCTCATCACGGGCGCAAACCGCGGCATTGGGCTTGCGTTTGCCAAAGCCTTTCTCGTGCGAGGCGCAAAAAAAGTTTATGCAGGTTCGCGTGACCCCTCCAAAATGAACTTGGCTGGTGTGACCCCCATCAAGCTCGAAGTCAACTCATCTGCAGATGTTCAGGCCGCCGCGCAACTGGCTCAGGACGTCACGATCGTGGTGAACAATGCAGGCATTGCCAACTTCGGTAGTTTCATGGCCGAAGATGCAGAGGCCATGTTGAGAAATCACCTTGAAACCAATGTACTGGGACCGCTTCGCATCAGCCGTGCTTTTGCGCCTGTGCTGGCCCAAAATGGTGGCGGCGCACTGATCAACGTGGCCTCGATTGCCAGTTGGATCACCAGCCCCAAGCTCGCTAACTATGCAGTTTCCAAATCGGCTTTGTGGAGCTTGAGCAATGGTTTGCGCAACGACCTCCGTGGACAGGGGACTCAGGTGCTGACTTTGCACATGGGCTTTGTGGACACAGACCTCACCAAAGGGATCGACATGCCCAAGTCAACACCAGAGGCCATCGTCGAGCGCACACTGCAAGCGCTTGAAGCGGGTGCCCATGAGGTCCTGGCCGATGAAATGACCCAACAAGTCAAAGCTAGCTTGTCCGCGGAGCAGGCCGTTTATTTGGCGGCACGTTGA
- the urtC gene encoding urea ABC transporter permease subunit UrtC, whose amino-acid sequence MNSFQLPTPAPLLGRKAWTAFLLALIAVGFLAPVLNLWVPVGHPLHLSDFAVSLVGKIMCFAICALAMDLIWGYTGILSLGHGLFFALGGYVMGMYLMRQIGQDGNYKSDLPDFMVFLDWKELPWHWTLSDSFVATLLLVVLVPGLIAFVFGYFAFRSRIKGVYFSIITQAMTYAAMLLFFRNETGLGGNNGFTDFKRILDLPIATPGMRMVLFVLTGLTLLGFFLFSRWLVGSKYGRVLMAIRDAETRVMFSGYSPLPYKLSIWVISAVMCGIAGAMYVPQVGIINPGEMSAANSIEIAVWAAVGGRGTLIGPIVGAFLVNGAKSWLTVTAPEFWLYFLGALFIVVTLYLPHGVIGLWAKLRNKKGGAA is encoded by the coding sequence ATGAACTCATTCCAACTCCCTACACCCGCGCCCTTGTTGGGGCGCAAAGCCTGGACTGCTTTCTTGCTGGCGCTGATCGCCGTGGGCTTTCTGGCGCCCGTGCTCAACCTGTGGGTGCCAGTGGGCCACCCCTTGCACCTGAGCGACTTTGCGGTGTCCTTGGTCGGCAAGATCATGTGTTTTGCCATTTGCGCTCTGGCCATGGATCTGATCTGGGGCTACACCGGCATTTTGTCGCTGGGCCATGGCTTGTTCTTTGCGCTGGGTGGCTATGTCATGGGCATGTACCTCATGCGCCAGATCGGGCAAGACGGCAACTACAAAAGTGATTTGCCCGACTTCATGGTTTTCCTTGACTGGAAAGAGCTGCCTTGGCACTGGACGCTGTCGGACAGCTTTGTGGCCACGCTCTTGTTGGTGGTGCTGGTGCCGGGATTGATCGCTTTTGTCTTCGGCTACTTTGCCTTCCGTTCGCGCATCAAGGGCGTGTACTTCTCCATCATCACCCAAGCCATGACCTACGCGGCCATGCTCTTGTTCTTCCGCAACGAAACCGGCTTGGGCGGCAACAACGGTTTTACCGACTTCAAGCGCATCCTGGATCTGCCGATTGCCACGCCCGGCATGCGCATGGTGCTGTTTGTGTTGACCGGTTTGACGCTGCTGGGTTTCTTTTTGTTTTCGCGCTGGTTGGTGGGCAGCAAGTACGGCCGGGTGTTGATGGCGATTCGTGATGCAGAAACGCGGGTCATGTTCTCGGGCTATTCGCCGTTGCCCTACAAGCTCAGCATCTGGGTCATTTCGGCCGTGATGTGTGGCATTGCGGGCGCTATGTATGTGCCGCAGGTGGGCATCATCAACCCCGGCGAGATGAGCGCGGCCAACTCGATCGAGATCGCGGTGTGGGCCGCCGTGGGCGGGCGCGGCACCTTGATCGGCCCCATCGTGGGTGCGTTTTTGGTCAACGGTGCCAAGAGCTGGCTCACGGTGACCGCGCCTGAATTTTGGCTGTACTTTTTGGGAGCCTTGTTCATTGTGGTGACGTTGTATTTGCCCCATGGCGTGATCGGCTTGTGGGCCAAGTTGCGCAACAAGAAAGGCGGTGCCGCATGA
- a CDS encoding PaaI family thioesterase, with protein MQTDSTVQATLNAWQAQLEDVRRRRVERGGGHAGLAKPQQVLGKTGLQVMTALLEGELPHPYMADTFDCELIEVGEGLAVFQATPQLKHYNPLGSVHGGWYATLLDFALGCAVQTKLPAGLGYTTSQINLNIVRAANTQTGPLRCIGNAIHVGRQIGTSEARIVGPDGKLYAHATTTCAIFEAAPKIS; from the coding sequence ATGCAAACTGACAGCACAGTCCAAGCCACTTTGAACGCATGGCAAGCGCAACTGGAAGACGTTAGGCGTCGCCGTGTCGAGCGCGGCGGTGGACACGCGGGTCTCGCGAAACCCCAACAGGTACTCGGCAAAACGGGTCTACAGGTGATGACGGCTTTGCTGGAGGGTGAGCTGCCCCATCCCTACATGGCAGACACCTTCGACTGTGAGTTGATCGAAGTGGGCGAGGGTCTGGCTGTTTTTCAGGCAACGCCACAGCTCAAGCACTACAACCCATTGGGCTCGGTGCATGGGGGTTGGTACGCGACCTTGCTGGATTTCGCCTTGGGGTGTGCGGTGCAGACCAAACTGCCAGCAGGCCTAGGCTATACAACCAGCCAGATCAATCTCAACATCGTGCGAGCCGCCAATACCCAAACCGGTCCACTGCGCTGTATCGGCAATGCCATTCACGTCGGTCGCCAGATCGGCACATCCGAAGCGCGCATTGTGGGCCCGGACGGGAAACTGTATGCACATGCCACCACGACTTGTGCCATTTTTGAGGCAGCGCCCAAAATCAGCTGA
- a CDS encoding MgtC/SapB family protein — protein MNSAAHWMGLLTALGVGLLIGVVRERRHQPGRTKAGTRTHTLVAMLGYVSWSLGTWPFVATVLVIGALMIGGYQATVRSDPGQTGEVALLVTLMLSALAQQNPSLSAALGVLAAALLHAKQASQRISLVLITDQELQDALILAAAALVVMPLLSDQAMDPWGVLQPITLWRIVVLVMAVGMLGHVAQRALGGRWGMPLAAFFSGFVSSTAVVVSTGQRVRAGQSDPLPAAACAMLANLASLTLFAGVLGAASPTLLVAMRWPLVLAGLGLQLVVLLALRRIEGDGAETPTGRAFKLTHALGMATIIALMSLLAALLQHVFGDVGVLLAALCVAWVEVHAAAASIAQLIHSGGMTPEWAHWALVAVLASSAVAKTALAMASGGIRYDLTVGLGFVAMVVGGAVGVLWFI, from the coding sequence ATGAACTCCGCCGCGCATTGGATGGGTTTGCTGACCGCCCTGGGGGTGGGCTTGCTGATCGGTGTTGTTCGCGAGCGGCGACACCAACCCGGTAGAACCAAGGCTGGCACGCGAACGCACACGCTGGTGGCCATGCTCGGCTATGTGAGCTGGAGTTTGGGCACTTGGCCATTTGTGGCCACGGTCTTGGTGATCGGTGCACTGATGATCGGTGGCTATCAGGCCACCGTCCGAAGCGATCCTGGCCAGACGGGCGAGGTGGCCTTGCTGGTGACCTTGATGCTGTCGGCGCTGGCGCAGCAAAACCCGAGCTTGTCTGCCGCTCTCGGTGTGCTGGCTGCGGCGCTGCTGCATGCCAAACAAGCTTCGCAGCGCATCAGCCTTGTGTTGATCACCGATCAAGAGTTGCAAGACGCCCTCATCCTGGCGGCCGCAGCACTGGTTGTGATGCCGCTGCTGTCAGACCAAGCGATGGACCCCTGGGGCGTGCTGCAACCCATCACGCTTTGGCGCATCGTGGTGCTGGTCATGGCAGTCGGCATGCTGGGCCATGTCGCGCAGCGGGCGCTGGGTGGGCGCTGGGGCATGCCACTGGCGGCCTTTTTTTCGGGTTTTGTGTCCTCCACTGCCGTGGTCGTCAGCACAGGCCAGCGCGTGCGGGCTGGGCAAAGTGACCCACTGCCCGCAGCGGCTTGCGCCATGCTCGCCAATCTGGCGTCGTTGACGCTGTTTGCCGGGGTGCTGGGAGCCGCATCACCGACGCTGCTGGTGGCCATGCGCTGGCCACTGGTCTTGGCGGGCCTGGGCTTGCAGCTGGTGGTGCTGCTCGCATTGCGGCGCATCGAAGGCGATGGTGCCGAGACGCCAACAGGGCGTGCCTTCAAGCTCACCCATGCCCTGGGCATGGCCACCATCATTGCCTTGATGTCCTTGCTCGCTGCCTTGCTGCAACATGTTTTTGGCGATGTGGGCGTATTGTTGGCTGCTTTGTGTGTGGCTTGGGTGGAAGTGCATGCCGCCGCCGCCAGCATTGCGCAACTGATTCATTCAGGCGGCATGACGCCTGAGTGGGCGCATTGGGCATTGGTGGCCGTTCTGGCCTCCAGCGCAGTGGCCAAAACCGCCTTGGCGATGGCCAGCGGCGGGATTCGCTACGACCTGACCGTAGGACTGGGGTTCGTCGCCATGGTGGTGGGCGGTGCGGTAGGTGTGCTTTGGTTTATCTGA
- a CDS encoding urease accessory protein UreD, with protein MTWLARLDLDYTLEAERSVARYLHQGPLRILQSLYPEGDAVCHNVLVHPPSGLVGGDTLDMHVSVGAGAHGLVTTPGATRFYRSEAGLATQQVHARVESGARLEWLPLEAIAYNGCDGLNRAVFDLAPGAEMMTWDITALGLPAADMPFVQGTFRQHLEIPGVWLERGTLDASDSRLMNSPLGLAGQRCMATLVFAAGSTMADERIERALACARELLEASELRLTAGATSPHKQVIVLRVLSPVTEPAIELLRKVWAAWRQEMWALPGAVPRLWNM; from the coding sequence ATGACTTGGTTGGCCCGACTCGATTTGGACTACACGCTCGAAGCCGAGCGCAGCGTGGCCCGCTACCTGCACCAGGGCCCGCTGCGCATCTTGCAAAGCCTCTACCCCGAAGGCGATGCGGTGTGCCACAACGTGCTGGTGCACCCGCCCAGCGGCTTGGTGGGTGGCGACACCCTCGACATGCACGTTTCTGTGGGCGCAGGTGCTCACGGCTTGGTCACCACACCTGGGGCCACGCGTTTTTATCGGTCTGAAGCGGGCCTTGCGACACAGCAAGTGCATGCGCGTGTGGAATCGGGTGCTCGGCTCGAATGGCTGCCCTTGGAGGCGATTGCTTACAACGGCTGTGATGGCCTCAACCGCGCGGTGTTTGACTTGGCACCCGGGGCCGAAATGATGACCTGGGACATCACCGCGCTGGGCCTGCCTGCGGCCGACATGCCTTTTGTGCAAGGCACCTTCCGGCAACACCTGGAGATTCCCGGCGTGTGGCTGGAACGCGGCACCTTGGATGCCAGCGACTCCAGATTGATGAACAGCCCGCTCGGCTTGGCAGGCCAGCGCTGCATGGCCACGCTGGTGTTTGCAGCGGGCAGCACCATGGCCGATGAGCGCATTGAACGGGCTCTGGCTTGTGCCCGCGAACTGCTCGAAGCGTCTGAACTGCGCCTGACCGCAGGGGCGACCTCACCACACAAACAGGTCATCGTGCTGCGGGTGCTATCGCCTGTGACAGAACCGGCGATTGAACTGCTGCGGAAGGTGTGGGCGGCATGGCGCCAAGAGATGTGGGCTTTGCCAGGGGCTGTGCCTCGGCTGTGGAACATGTGA
- the urtD gene encoding urea ABC transporter ATP-binding protein UrtD, with amino-acid sequence MTPDLLQKGAERVARLNQERLESTESGGRNAGYGRVVQDANEVDVTHGRILYLEDVSVSFDGFKAINKLSLDIAPGELRCIIGPNGAGKTTMMDIITGKTRPDEGTVFFGSTIDLLRHTEPEIAQLGIGRKFQKPTVFEHLTVFENLELALKTNKGVKASMFFKLDSQQSDRLAEVLHTIHLADSVSKQAGLLSHGQKQWLEIGMLLMQEPKLLLLDEPVAGMTDHETERTAELFLTLKGKHSLMVVEHDMGFIRTISDIVTVLCDGAVLAQGTLDQVQANERVIEVYLGR; translated from the coding sequence ATGACGCCCGATCTGCTCCAAAAAGGCGCCGAGCGTGTGGCGCGTTTGAACCAAGAGCGCTTGGAGTCCACCGAATCCGGCGGCCGCAACGCAGGTTACGGCCGCGTGGTGCAAGACGCCAATGAGGTCGATGTGACCCATGGCCGCATCCTTTACCTCGAAGACGTGAGCGTGAGCTTTGATGGTTTCAAGGCCATCAACAAGTTGTCGCTCGATATCGCCCCCGGCGAGCTGCGATGCATCATCGGACCCAACGGCGCGGGCAAGACGACGATGATGGACATCATCACCGGCAAGACCCGACCCGACGAAGGCACCGTGTTCTTTGGCAGTACCATCGACTTGCTGCGCCACACCGAACCCGAAATCGCACAGCTGGGCATTGGGCGCAAGTTCCAAAAGCCCACCGTGTTCGAGCACCTCACCGTGTTTGAAAACCTGGAGCTCGCCCTCAAGACCAACAAGGGTGTGAAAGCTTCGATGTTTTTCAAACTCGATTCGCAGCAAAGCGACCGTCTGGCCGAAGTGCTGCACACCATTCACTTGGCGGACAGCGTCAGCAAACAGGCGGGTTTGCTCAGCCATGGTCAAAAGCAGTGGCTCGAGATCGGCATGCTGCTCATGCAAGAGCCAAAATTGCTGTTGCTCGACGAGCCGGTGGCTGGCATGACCGACCACGAGACCGAGCGCACTGCCGAGCTCTTCCTCACACTCAAGGGCAAACACTCGCTGATGGTGGTCGAGCACGACATGGGCTTCATCCGCACCATCTCGGACATTGTCACCGTGCTGTGCGATGGCGCGGTGCTGGCCCAAGGCACGCTCGACCAGGTGCAGGCCAACGAGCGGGTGATCGAAGTTTATTTGGGACGCTGA
- a CDS encoding ABC transporter ATP-binding protein codes for MTQESFVDFQNVWLAYNDELLAQNHFAVEDINLQVKQGEFIAIVGPSGCGKSTFMKLTTGLKMPSKGRILVDGQPVTGPLKISGMAFQASSLLPWRTTLDNVLLPLEIVEPYRSNFKQKREEYAERARKLLNTVGLGGYEDKFPWQLSGGMQQRASICRALIHEPKMLLLDEPFGALDAFTREELWCILRDLWTEQKFNVILVTHDLRESVFLADTVYVMSKSPGRFVVKREIDLPRPRDLEITYTPEFTNIVHELRGHIGAMRKTGTAINQ; via the coding sequence ATGACCCAAGAATCATTCGTTGATTTCCAGAATGTCTGGCTGGCCTACAACGACGAGTTGCTGGCGCAGAACCACTTCGCTGTCGAAGACATCAACTTGCAGGTCAAGCAAGGCGAGTTCATCGCCATCGTTGGGCCATCGGGCTGCGGCAAGTCAACCTTCATGAAGCTGACCACCGGCCTCAAAATGCCCAGCAAAGGCCGCATCCTGGTCGACGGCCAACCGGTGACCGGCCCGCTCAAGATCAGCGGCATGGCGTTTCAGGCGTCATCACTTTTGCCTTGGCGCACCACACTCGACAACGTGCTGCTGCCCCTCGAAATCGTGGAGCCCTACCGCTCCAACTTCAAGCAAAAACGCGAAGAGTACGCAGAACGCGCCCGCAAACTGCTGAACACCGTGGGCTTGGGCGGCTACGAAGACAAATTTCCGTGGCAACTGTCGGGCGGCATGCAGCAACGCGCCAGCATCTGCCGCGCCTTGATTCACGAGCCCAAGATGCTGCTGCTGGACGAGCCCTTCGGTGCGCTCGACGCCTTCACGCGTGAAGAACTCTGGTGCATCTTGCGCGACTTGTGGACCGAGCAAAAGTTCAACGTGATTTTGGTCACTCACGACCTGCGCGAGTCGGTGTTTTTGGCCGACACGGTTTATGTGATGAGCAAGAGCCCTGGCCGTTTTGTGGTCAAACGCGAGATCGACCTGCCGCGCCCGCGCGACCTCGAGATCACTTACACCCCGGAATTCACCAACATCGTGCACGAGCTGCGCGGCCACATCGGTGCCATGCGCAAGACCGGTACAGCCATCAACCAATGA
- a CDS encoding ABC transporter permease has protein sequence MNKKSLESWSPWILLVLSILVWEGLCRAFNVSEFVFPSPSRIAQQTIEYRDVIAGHAWRTYWVTMVGFGIAIVVGVLLGFIIGSSRLAYAAVYPLMTAFNALPKAAFVPILVVWFGIGIGPAILTAFLISFFPIMVNIATGLATLEPELEDVLRVLGAKRWDVLVKVGLPRSMPYFYGSLKVAITLAFVGTTVSEMTASNEGIGYLLISAGSAMQMGLAFSGLVVVGAMAMAMYELFSAIEKRTTGWAHRGSQGE, from the coding sequence ATGAACAAGAAATCCCTTGAAAGCTGGTCCCCCTGGATCTTGCTGGTGCTGAGCATCCTGGTTTGGGAAGGCCTGTGCCGCGCCTTCAACGTGTCGGAATTCGTTTTCCCCAGCCCTTCGCGCATCGCGCAGCAAACCATCGAATACCGCGACGTGATCGCGGGCCACGCCTGGCGCACCTACTGGGTGACCATGGTGGGCTTTGGCATCGCCATCGTGGTGGGCGTGCTGCTGGGCTTCATTATTGGCAGCTCGCGCCTGGCCTATGCCGCCGTGTACCCGCTCATGACCGCCTTCAACGCGCTGCCCAAAGCGGCCTTTGTGCCCATCTTGGTGGTGTGGTTCGGCATCGGCATCGGCCCGGCCATCCTCACGGCTTTCCTCATCAGCTTTTTCCCCATCATGGTGAACATCGCCACCGGCTTGGCCACGCTGGAGCCTGAGCTCGAAGACGTGCTGCGCGTGCTGGGTGCCAAACGCTGGGACGTGCTGGTCAAAGTCGGCCTGCCCCGCTCCATGCCTTACTTTTACGGCTCGCTCAAAGTCGCGATCACGCTGGCCTTTGTGGGCACCACGGTGTCTGAGATGACGGCTTCGAACGAAGGCATTGGCTACCTGCTGATCTCGGCCGGCTCGGCCATGCAAATGGGCTTGGCGTTTTCTGGCTTGGTGGTGGTGGGCGCGATGGCCATGGCCATGTACGAACTGTTCAGCGCCATCGAAAAGCGCACCACCGGCTGGGCACACCGCGGCTCGCAAGGCGAGTAA
- a CDS encoding TetR/AcrR family transcriptional regulator, producing MMIIMSSLPTRKELSHARIVEVASKAIRRAGYRGIGVADIMKEAGLTHGGFYAHFESRDALVVEALARAGQENIESLTEVIERRLAKGGTRYQALVETYLHQAHMERIEDGCVVAALSSEMTRQDEVVRVEARRRVDAMIALVQAALPEYADENEASVITATMVGALQLARTLGGKEGRTVLTQTRQALLERYQHTTQH from the coding sequence ATGATGATCATCATGTCATCATTACCCACCCGAAAAGAACTGAGTCATGCTCGCATCGTCGAGGTGGCGTCCAAGGCAATTCGTCGCGCGGGTTACCGCGGTATTGGCGTTGCCGACATCATGAAAGAAGCCGGACTGACGCATGGCGGCTTTTACGCGCACTTCGAATCGCGTGACGCCTTGGTGGTTGAGGCGCTGGCCAGAGCAGGACAAGAAAACATTGAATCTTTGACAGAGGTGATCGAGCGTCGTCTGGCCAAGGGCGGCACACGCTATCAGGCCTTGGTCGAAACCTACTTGCATCAGGCACACATGGAACGTATCGAAGATGGTTGCGTGGTTGCCGCGCTGTCTTCTGAAATGACGCGCCAAGACGAAGTGGTTCGTGTGGAAGCTCGCCGCAGAGTGGATGCGATGATCGCTTTGGTGCAGGCTGCCTTGCCCGAATATGCCGATGAGAATGAGGCATCAGTCATCACGGCAACGATGGTAGGTGCCTTGCAATTGGCGCGAACACTTGGCGGAAAAGAGGGGCGCACCGTTTTGACCCAAACACGGCAGGCGCTGCTCGAGCGTTACCAACACACCACCCAACATTGA